The Daucus carota subsp. sativus chromosome 2, DH1 v3.0, whole genome shotgun sequence genome includes a window with the following:
- the LOC108210089 gene encoding casein kinase 1-like protein 3 isoform X1, which produces MERIVAKKYKLGRKIGSGSFGEIFLATNINTLEVVAVKIESRKTKHPQLLYEAKVYNILRGGAGIANIRWCGIDGENNALVLDLLGPSLEDLFVYCGRKFSLKSVLMLADQMLTRIEYVHAKGYLHRDIKPDNFLMGLGRKATQVYLIDFGLAKRYRDTGSHRHIPYRENKNLTGTARYASCNTHSGVEQSRRDDLESLGYVLLYFLKGSLPWQGLKAPTKKQKYDKIREKKLATPIDVLCKSHPIEFASYFHYCHSLKFDMRPDYGFLKRLFRDLFTCEGYESDNVFDWTILKYQQSSKTNLMDSSLQPVSGMTSTRVSPGDKHHRGYANEHEGSSNLMCPDDHMNFSSGLAHNLIADKSLDKNTISNAHMPSTNITLGAPSKQNFPKTEDLAAAAIDQELDDKAVASNNWMQ; this is translated from the exons ATGGAGAGGATTGTTGCCAAAAAGTATAAGCTAGGTCGAAAGATCGGTAGTGGATCCTTCGGTGAAATCTTCCTCG CTACTAATATTAATACATTGGAGGTCGTTGCTGTTAAAATT GAGAGTAGAAAGACAAAGCACCCTCAGTTACTTTACGAGGCAAAGGTGTATAACATTCTCCGTGGCGGCG CTGGTATTGCAAACATAAGATGGTGTGGCATAGATGGAGAAAACAATGCTCTTGTTCTTGACCTCTTAGGACCAAGTCTAGAAGATTTGTTTGTGTATTGTGGTAGAAAGTTTTCACTGAAATCTGTTTTAATGCTCGCTGATCAAATG CTCACAAGAATTGAGTATGTTCATGCCAAAGGGTATTTGCATAGAGACATTAAACCAGATAATTTTCTGATGGGTCTTGGTCGGAAAGCAACTCAG GTTTACCTTATTGATTTTGGACTTGCAAAAAGATATCGAGATACAGGCTCTCACCGTCATATCCCATACAG AGAGAACAAGAATCTAACGGGAACTGCACGATATGCAAGCTGCAACACTCATTCGGGTGTTG AGCAAAGCCGTCGTGATGACTTGGAGTCACTTGGCTATGTTTTACTGTATTTCTTGAAAGGAAG CCTTCCATGGCAAGGTCTAAAAGCTCCAACAAAGAAGCAGAAATATGACAAAATTCGAGAGAAGAAGCTAGCAACTCCGATTGAC GTTCTATGCAAGTCCCACCCGATCGAGTTTGCATCTTACTTCCACTATTGCCAttctttaaaatttgatatgCGGCCTGATTATGGATTCTTGAAGCGTCTCTTCCGTGATTTGTTCACCTGTGAAG GTTATGAGAGTGATAATGTATTTGACTGGACCATCTTGAAGTATCAACAATCATCAAAGACAAACCTGATGGACTCT AGTTTGCAGCCAGTCTCTGGAATGACCAGCACAAGAGTGTCTCCAGGCGACAAGCATCACA GAGGTTATGCCAATGAACACGAAGGATCAAGTAACCTGATGTGTCCAGACGACCACATGAACTTCAGTTCAGGATTAGCGCACAATTTGATTGCAGATAAATCACTGGATAAGAAT ACTATAAGCAATGCACACATGCCATCCACTAATATAACATTGGGTGCCCCTTCCAAGCAGAACTTTCCAAAAACAGAAGACCTTGCTGCTGCAGCTATTGATCAGGAACTTGATGACAAAGCTGTGGCGTCAAACAATTGGATGCAATGA
- the LOC108210089 gene encoding casein kinase 1-like protein 3 isoform X2, with translation MERIVAKKYKLGRKIGSGSFGEIFLATNINTLEVVAVKIESRKTKHPQLLYEAKVYNILRGGAGIANIRWCGIDGENNALVLDLLGPSLEDLFVYCGRKFSLKSVLMLADQMLTRIEYVHAKGYLHRDIKPDNFLMGLGRKATQVYLIDFGLAKRYRDTGSHRHIPYRENKNLTGTARYASCNTHSGVEQSRRDDLESLGYVLLYFLKGSLPWQGLKAPTKKQKYDKIREKKLATPIDVLCKSHPIEFASYFHYCHSLKFDMRPDYGFLKRLFRDLFTCEGYESDNVFDWTILKYQQSSKTNLMDSSLQPVSGMTSTRVSPGDKHHRGYANEHEGSSNLMCPDDHMNFSSGLAHNLIADKSLDKNNFPKTEDLAAAAIDQELDDKAVASNNWMQ, from the exons ATGGAGAGGATTGTTGCCAAAAAGTATAAGCTAGGTCGAAAGATCGGTAGTGGATCCTTCGGTGAAATCTTCCTCG CTACTAATATTAATACATTGGAGGTCGTTGCTGTTAAAATT GAGAGTAGAAAGACAAAGCACCCTCAGTTACTTTACGAGGCAAAGGTGTATAACATTCTCCGTGGCGGCG CTGGTATTGCAAACATAAGATGGTGTGGCATAGATGGAGAAAACAATGCTCTTGTTCTTGACCTCTTAGGACCAAGTCTAGAAGATTTGTTTGTGTATTGTGGTAGAAAGTTTTCACTGAAATCTGTTTTAATGCTCGCTGATCAAATG CTCACAAGAATTGAGTATGTTCATGCCAAAGGGTATTTGCATAGAGACATTAAACCAGATAATTTTCTGATGGGTCTTGGTCGGAAAGCAACTCAG GTTTACCTTATTGATTTTGGACTTGCAAAAAGATATCGAGATACAGGCTCTCACCGTCATATCCCATACAG AGAGAACAAGAATCTAACGGGAACTGCACGATATGCAAGCTGCAACACTCATTCGGGTGTTG AGCAAAGCCGTCGTGATGACTTGGAGTCACTTGGCTATGTTTTACTGTATTTCTTGAAAGGAAG CCTTCCATGGCAAGGTCTAAAAGCTCCAACAAAGAAGCAGAAATATGACAAAATTCGAGAGAAGAAGCTAGCAACTCCGATTGAC GTTCTATGCAAGTCCCACCCGATCGAGTTTGCATCTTACTTCCACTATTGCCAttctttaaaatttgatatgCGGCCTGATTATGGATTCTTGAAGCGTCTCTTCCGTGATTTGTTCACCTGTGAAG GTTATGAGAGTGATAATGTATTTGACTGGACCATCTTGAAGTATCAACAATCATCAAAGACAAACCTGATGGACTCT AGTTTGCAGCCAGTCTCTGGAATGACCAGCACAAGAGTGTCTCCAGGCGACAAGCATCACA GAGGTTATGCCAATGAACACGAAGGATCAAGTAACCTGATGTGTCCAGACGACCACATGAACTTCAGTTCAGGATTAGCGCACAATTTGATTGCAGATAAATCACTGGATAAGAAT AACTTTCCAAAAACAGAAGACCTTGCTGCTGCAGCTATTGATCAGGAACTTGATGACAAAGCTGTGGCGTCAAACAATTGGATGCAATGA
- the LOC108210089 gene encoding casein kinase 1-like protein 4 isoform X3 — protein sequence MERIVAKKYKLGRKIGSGSFGEIFLATNINTLEVVAVKIESRKTKHPQLLYEAKVYNILRGGAGIANIRWCGIDGENNALVLDLLGPSLEDLFVYCGRKFSLKSVLMLADQMLTRIEYVHAKGYLHRDIKPDNFLMGLGRKATQVYLIDFGLAKRYRDTGSHRHIPYRENKNLTGTARYASCNTHSGVEQSRRDDLESLGYVLLYFLKGSLPWQGLKAPTKKQKYDKIREKKLATPIDVLCKSHPIEFASYFHYCHSLKFDMRPDYGFLKRLFRDLFTCEGYESDNVFDWTILKYQQSSKTNLMDSSLQPVSGMTSTRVSPGDKHHIYDWLGFWMSRRLNLS from the exons ATGGAGAGGATTGTTGCCAAAAAGTATAAGCTAGGTCGAAAGATCGGTAGTGGATCCTTCGGTGAAATCTTCCTCG CTACTAATATTAATACATTGGAGGTCGTTGCTGTTAAAATT GAGAGTAGAAAGACAAAGCACCCTCAGTTACTTTACGAGGCAAAGGTGTATAACATTCTCCGTGGCGGCG CTGGTATTGCAAACATAAGATGGTGTGGCATAGATGGAGAAAACAATGCTCTTGTTCTTGACCTCTTAGGACCAAGTCTAGAAGATTTGTTTGTGTATTGTGGTAGAAAGTTTTCACTGAAATCTGTTTTAATGCTCGCTGATCAAATG CTCACAAGAATTGAGTATGTTCATGCCAAAGGGTATTTGCATAGAGACATTAAACCAGATAATTTTCTGATGGGTCTTGGTCGGAAAGCAACTCAG GTTTACCTTATTGATTTTGGACTTGCAAAAAGATATCGAGATACAGGCTCTCACCGTCATATCCCATACAG AGAGAACAAGAATCTAACGGGAACTGCACGATATGCAAGCTGCAACACTCATTCGGGTGTTG AGCAAAGCCGTCGTGATGACTTGGAGTCACTTGGCTATGTTTTACTGTATTTCTTGAAAGGAAG CCTTCCATGGCAAGGTCTAAAAGCTCCAACAAAGAAGCAGAAATATGACAAAATTCGAGAGAAGAAGCTAGCAACTCCGATTGAC GTTCTATGCAAGTCCCACCCGATCGAGTTTGCATCTTACTTCCACTATTGCCAttctttaaaatttgatatgCGGCCTGATTATGGATTCTTGAAGCGTCTCTTCCGTGATTTGTTCACCTGTGAAG GTTATGAGAGTGATAATGTATTTGACTGGACCATCTTGAAGTATCAACAATCATCAAAGACAAACCTGATGGACTCT AGTTTGCAGCCAGTCTCTGGAATGACCAGCACAAGAGTGTCTCCAGGCGACAAGCATCACA TTTATGATTGGTTGGGCTTTTGGATGTCTAGAAGACTTAATTTGAGCTAG